In Pseudomonas sp. FP1742, the DNA window GCCATTACTGCCAAACGCCATCGAACCATCGCGCTGGTAAGTGTTGACCGGGCTGCGAGGCGCATTTACCGGCAGTTGCTGGTGATTGGTACCTACACGATAGCGGTGAGCATCCGCATAAGCGAACACACGCCCCTGCAGCATGCGATCGGGCGACAAACCAACACCCGGGACCATATTGCTCGGACCGAATGCCGCTTGCTCGACTTCAGCAAAATAGTTCAGCGGATTGCGGTTGAGCTCAAGCTCGCCCACTTCGATCAGTGGAAACTCTTTCTGTGACCAGGTCTTGGTCACGTCAAACGGATTCTCGTAGTGAGCCGCGGCCTGGGCCTCGGTCATGATCTGAATGTTGACACTCCATTTCGGGAAGTCGCCGCGTTCGATGGCGCCGAACAGGTCACGTTGTGCGTAATCCGGATCGGTACCAGCCAAGCGCGCCGCTTCTGCAGGAGCGAGGTTTTTGATCCCTTGTTTGGTTTTGTAGTGCCACTTCACCCAGTGACGCTCACCACCAGCGTTGATCAGGCTATAGGTGTGACTACCGAAGCCGTGCATGTGGCGATAACCGTCAGGGATGCCACGGTCCGAGAACAGGATAGTGACCTGATGTAGCGCCTCAGGTGAATGCGACCAGAAATCCCACATCGCCTGCGCGCTTTTCAGGTTGCTTTGCGGCAGACGCTTCTGGGTGTGAATAAAGTCAGGGAACTTCAGCGGGTCACGGATGAAAAACACCGGCGTGTTGTTGCCGACAATGTCCCAGTTACCTTCTTCGGTGTAGAACTTCAGGGCAAAACCGCGTGGGTCACGCTCGGTGTCAGCCGAACCGCGCTCGCCACCCACGGTGGAGAATCGCAGGAAGGTCGGGGTTTGTTTGCCGACGGACTCAAACAGCTTGGCGCTGGTGTATTGCGTGATATCGCGAGTCACGGTGAACGTACCGTACGCACCCGAACCTTTGGCGTGTACGCGACGCTCCGGGATGTTTTCACGGTTGAAGTGAGCAAGCTTTTCGATCAGGTGGAAATCGTCGAGCAGCAAAGGGCCACGAGGGCCGGCGGAGCGGGAGTTCTGGTTGTCGGCGACAGGAGCGCCACTGGCGGTCGTAAGCGTTTTGTTCTGGCTCATGCGATCTCTTCCTTTGTCAGTCTTGGAACTGCCGGCTAATCGGCTTGGTGCGAAGTATTGATCATGATCATGACAGCCACAAATTCATTAACTTGCAGACATCAATAGAAAAATACTAACGATCACCCCAGACATATAGTGCAGACAGGAAAAGGTTTGAAGCTTGTATGTAGGTCGCATTTCTTACAGGCACAAAAAACCGGGCGCTAGGCCCGGTTCTTTGTTTCAGACTGACGTCTTACTCAGCGGATACAGCTTCACCGCCGACAGCACGATCAACCAACTCGACGTACGCCATAGGCGCGTTGTCGCCAGCGCGGAAACCGCACTTGAGGATGCGCAGGTAGCCACCCTCACGGGTAGCGTAACGCTTGCCCAGGTCGTTGAAGAGCTTACCAACGATAGCTTTCGAACGAGTACGGTCGAAAGCCAGACGGCGGTTAGCCAGGCTGTCTGTCTTGGCCAAAGTGATCAGCGGCTCAGCAACGCGGCGCAGTTCTTTGGCTTTTGGCAGTGTAGTTTTGATCAGCTCGTGCTCGAACAGCGACACCGCCATGTTTTGAAACATGGCCTTGCGGTGCGAGCTGGTGCGGCTCAGGTGACGACCACTTTTACGATGACGCATGGTTCATTCCTTACCAAACACAACGTTCGGTGATTACGACGATCAGGCAGTCGCCTTGTCGTCCTTCTTAAGACTTGCAGGCGGCCAGTTGTCGAGGCGCATGCCGAGGGACAGACCGCGGGAGGCCAGAACGTCCTTGATTTCAGTCAAGGATTTCTTGCCAAGGTTCGGAGTCTTCAACAGCTCTACTTCGGTACGCTGAATCAGGTCGCCGATGTAGTAGATGTTTTCCGCCTTAAGGCAGTTAGCCGAACGTACAGTCAGTTCCAGATCGTCAACCGGGCGAAGCAGGATCGGATCGATCTCGTCTTCCTGCTCGACAACCACTGGCTCACTATCCCCTTTGAGGTCGACGAACGCAGCCAACTGCTGTTGCAGGATGGTTGCAGCACGGCGGATAGCCTCTTCAGGATCCAGGGTACCGTTGGTTTCCAGATCAATAACCAGCTTGTCCAGGTTAGTACGCTGTTCGACACGGGCGTTTTCCACCACGTATGCGATACGGCGAACTGGGCTGAACGAAGAGTCAAGCTGCAAGCGACCGATGCTGCGGCTTTCGTCTTCATCGCTCTGACGCGAGTCTGCCGGTTCATAACCACGACCACGAGCTACGGTGAGCTTCATGTTCAGGGCGCCGTTAGACGCCAGGTTAGCGATTACGTGATCGGGGTTAACGATCTCGACATCATGATCCAGCTGAATATCGGCAGCGGTAACCACCCCCGAACCCTTCTTCGACAAGGTCAGCGTAACTTCGTCTCGACCGTGCAGCTTGATAGCCAGACCTTTAAGGTTCAACAGGATTTCAATTACATCTTCCTGTACACCTTCGATGGCGCTGTACTCGTGGAGCACACCGTCAATCTCGGCCTCGACTACTGCACAGCCGGGCATTGAGGACAACAGGATGCGGCGCAGCGCGTTGCCCAGGGTGTGGCCGAAACCACGCTCGAGAGGCTCGAGAGTGATCTTGGCGCGGGTTGGACTGACAACCTGCACATCAATATGGCGGGGTGTCAGGAACTCATTTACCGAAATCTGCATGGATGCACCTATTTTCTAGCCCTTACTTGGAGTAGAGCTCGACAATCAGGCTTTCGTTGATGTCGGCGGACAGATCACTGCGAGCAGGAACGTTCTTGAAAACGCCCGACTTCTTCTCAGTGTCTACTTCTACCCATTCTACGCGGCCACGTTGGGCACACAGATCGAGAGCTTGGACAATGCGAAGTTGGTTCTTTGCTTTCTCGCGAACTGCGACCACGTCACCAGCACGAACCTGGTAAGACGGAACGTTTACGGTCTGACCGTTAACGCTGATCGACTTGTGCGATACCAGCTGACGGGATTCGGCACGAGTAGAGCCAAAACCCATACGGTATACAACGTTGTCCAGACGGCATTCGAGCAGCTGCAACAGGTTTTCGCCAGTTGCGCCTTTCTTGCCAGCAGCTTCTTTGTAGTAGCCGCTGAATTGACGCTCGAGAACGCCGTAGATACGACGGACCTTCTGCTTTTCACGCAGTTGGGTGCCGTAATCGGACTGGCGACCGCGGCGTTGGCCGTGGATACCAGGTGCTGCTTCGATGTTGCACTTCGATTCGATCGCGCGCACGCCGCTCTTCAGAAAGAGATCGGTGCCTTCGCGACGAGCGAGTTTGCATTTTGGACCAATGTAACGAGCCATTCTTTACAATCTCCTGGATTACACGCGGCGCTTCTTCGGCGGACGGCACCCGTTGTGCGGGATTGGCGTCACGTCGGTGATGCTGGCGATCTTGTAGCCACAGCCGTTCAAAGCGCGGACTGCGGATTCACGA includes these proteins:
- the rpsD gene encoding 30S ribosomal protein S4, which translates into the protein MARYIGPKCKLARREGTDLFLKSGVRAIESKCNIEAAPGIHGQRRGRQSDYGTQLREKQKVRRIYGVLERQFSGYYKEAAGKKGATGENLLQLLECRLDNVVYRMGFGSTRAESRQLVSHKSISVNGQTVNVPSYQVRAGDVVAVREKAKNQLRIVQALDLCAQRGRVEWVEVDTEKKSGVFKNVPARSDLSADINESLIVELYSK
- a CDS encoding catalase — protein: MSQNKTLTTASGAPVADNQNSRSAGPRGPLLLDDFHLIEKLAHFNRENIPERRVHAKGSGAYGTFTVTRDITQYTSAKLFESVGKQTPTFLRFSTVGGERGSADTERDPRGFALKFYTEEGNWDIVGNNTPVFFIRDPLKFPDFIHTQKRLPQSNLKSAQAMWDFWSHSPEALHQVTILFSDRGIPDGYRHMHGFGSHTYSLINAGGERHWVKWHYKTKQGIKNLAPAEAARLAGTDPDYAQRDLFGAIERGDFPKWSVNIQIMTEAQAAAHYENPFDVTKTWSQKEFPLIEVGELELNRNPLNYFAEVEQAAFGPSNMVPGVGLSPDRMLQGRVFAYADAHRYRVGTNHQQLPVNAPRSPVNTYQRDGSMAFGSNGGAAPNYEPNSYVESPKQAPRYAEPALALNGAADRYNHREDTDYYSHAGALFRLMSDEQKALLINNIAGAMAGVSGDVVDRQLQHFFKADPAYGEGIAKALGVQLN
- the rplQ gene encoding 50S ribosomal protein L17; the protein is MRHRKSGRHLSRTSSHRKAMFQNMAVSLFEHELIKTTLPKAKELRRVAEPLITLAKTDSLANRRLAFDRTRSKAIVGKLFNDLGKRYATREGGYLRILKCGFRAGDNAPMAYVELVDRAVGGEAVSAE
- the rpoA gene encoding DNA-directed RNA polymerase subunit alpha, with product MQISVNEFLTPRHIDVQVVSPTRAKITLEPLERGFGHTLGNALRRILLSSMPGCAVVEAEIDGVLHEYSAIEGVQEDVIEILLNLKGLAIKLHGRDEVTLTLSKKGSGVVTAADIQLDHDVEIVNPDHVIANLASNGALNMKLTVARGRGYEPADSRQSDEDESRSIGRLQLDSSFSPVRRIAYVVENARVEQRTNLDKLVIDLETNGTLDPEEAIRRAATILQQQLAAFVDLKGDSEPVVVEQEDEIDPILLRPVDDLELTVRSANCLKAENIYYIGDLIQRTEVELLKTPNLGKKSLTEIKDVLASRGLSLGMRLDNWPPASLKKDDKATA